In one window of Vanrija pseudolonga chromosome 5, complete sequence DNA:
- the imqG gene encoding O-methyltransferase imqG → MTAPRAVSAAGRSLLLLRPPLRVARAHHHPQQRAFATSLTRRSDTPDPRGVTQYTLNADGSVQHRQIGTRLDVPLSKEQAGDEPHLTAAGVDAYLTSKLAHPDYASDPALLRGLARADEAGLPKIAVTPQLGQFLAVLTKAVKAERVLEIGTLGGYSTAFFAKALPRTGQIDTIEYSPQHAKVAQANFLDLDLFPFPTVHVGPALDILRDPAGPFAAPPGEIDPGYDVVFVDADKEAYFDYFVEALRLTKSGGVIVFDNAIRGGRIAVPDGAEVPSDATGLRKIFDWIQADAGKTVLSAAIQTVGDKNWDGFAIVYKN, encoded by the exons ATGACAGCCCCTCGCGCAGTGTCCGCCGCTGGTAggtccctcctcctcctacGCCCCCCTTtgcgcgtcgcccgcgcaCACCATCACCCCCAGCAGCGCGCTTTCGCCACGTCGCTCACCCGCCGCTCTGATACCCCAGACCCGCGCGGAGTGACCCAGTACACGCTCAACGCGGACGGCAGCGTGCAGCACCGGCAGATCGGCACGCGGCTGGACGTGCCGCTGAGCAAGGAGCAAGCGGGAGACGAGCCGC ACCTCacagccgccggcgtcgacgcgtacCTCACCTCCAAGCTAGCACACCCCGACTACGCGTCCGACCCTGCCCTCCTCCgtggccttgcgcgcgccgacgaggccgggcTGCCCAAGATTGCTGTCACGCCGCAGCTGGGCCAGTTTCTCGCCGTGTTGACTAAGGCTGTCAAGGCTGAGCGCGTGCTGGAGATTGGGACGTTGGGGGG ctACTCGACCGCCTTCTTCGCCAAAGCCCTCCCGCGCACCGGCCAGATCGACACGATCGAGTACTCGCCCCAACACGCAAAGGTCGCCCAGGCCAacttcctcgacctcgacctgttCCCCTTCCCGACGGTGCATGTCGGGCCGGCGCTCGACATCCTCCGCGACCCCGCGGGGCCGTTTGCCGCGCCCCCTGGGGAAATCGACCCGGGGTACGACGTCGTGTTTGTCGACGCGGACAAGGAGGCGTACTTTGATTACTTTGTCGAGGCGCTTCGGCTGACCAAGAGCGGCGGGGTTATTGTCTTTGACAATGCGATCCGGGGCGGGCG CATCGCCGTGCCGGACGGCGCTGAAGTCCCCTCCGACGCCACTGGCCTCCGCAAGATCTTCGACTGGATCcaagccgacgccggcaagACGGTGCTGTCGGCCGCCATCCAGACCGTCGGCGACAAGAACTGGGACGGCTTTGCGATCGTGTACAAGAACTAG